The genomic DNA AGATCCTCCCCCTTCGGGGATGCTGCGCGATCGGCAAAGAGCACGGCCTCAGGACGACAAGAGCGAGGTCCTTCGGCCAAAAATCCGGCCTCAGGATGACAAGAGCGAGGTCCTTCGCGATCGCATTCGCTCAGGGTGACACCCCTTTAAAGATATCTCCGTATTTCGTCAAGGGACTTTCTTTTCTTCGGAGGGATGTAGTCCTCGTCGGGCGGGTAGCCGAGGGACATCATGAGGTCGATCTTCGCCTGCCGGGGCAGATTGAGTTCCCGCTTTACGGCCTTCTCGTCCAGCCAGCCGAACATGCAGGTTCCAAGACCCAGCTCCGCTGCCTGGAGGGCGAGGTGTTCGCAGGCAATGGCCACGTCCATGATACTGAACTGGATGCCCCGGAAAAAGCCCCCCATGGACGCAGCGTACCCGGATCGTTCGGTGAGGACGGTGATCAGCACGGGAGCGTTGGCCGCGAAGGAGTTCATGGAATAGATTCCGCTGAAGGCCGCTTTCGCCAGAGAAACCACTTTTTCAGGGGTGTCGGCCGCCAGGAAGGTCCAG from Aminivibrio sp. includes the following:
- a CDS encoding nitroreductase family protein — translated: MDFVDLVRKRYSLRKYSSFPVARAVIDKCLEAARLAPSACNSQPWTFLAADTPEKVVSLAKAAFSGIYSMNSFAANAPVLITVLTERSGYAASMGGFFRGIQFSIMDVAIACEHLALQAAELGLGTCMFGWLDEKAVKRELNLPRQAKIDLMMSLGYPPDEDYIPPKKRKSLDEIRRYL